A portion of the Paenibacillus hamazuiensis genome contains these proteins:
- a CDS encoding esterase-like activity of phytase family protein: MKRWFKKRRWLIAALAAMTLAGAQIAGAEEGGMKAVGVKFGLWSNGKEVKTDKDPVIIDGSTYVPLRTLGEALGKQVEWNEWTQSIRLKDVPKVAAVHEWKNPSELAAGIKDGGFSGMVHLPNDPADVFYVVEDRGPNGEFGKDKLRTFPAENFVPRLQKIKASNGTIEVLETIQLHLPAGKTDKVTQNANLTGLPNLEGPDEVPYDITGSKQLAYDPDGLDLEGIAYSPADDTFWLSDEYRPSILQVKRDGTIVGRYVPQGMKDALVKAGAQTEIFDTLPAVYAKRISNRGFEGVTITPDGKYLYTSIQSPLANPDKKTGEASRNLRILKIDLATKKPVGEYLYIAENAGMFAKVAQKDVVISDLAAVSADVLLVDERDKNSGADVQLKRIYKADFSKATNLLGTETSEKDFEKLSADQLKEQGIVPVAKELVVDIAKLGYPYEKIEGLAVIDKNTIAFVNDNDYGVNGYDDNGKLQVKNVPTQMYVIQVNEDLYE; the protein is encoded by the coding sequence ATGAAAAGATGGTTTAAAAAACGCAGATGGCTTATCGCAGCGCTGGCTGCAATGACGTTAGCCGGCGCGCAAATCGCCGGTGCGGAGGAAGGCGGCATGAAGGCGGTAGGCGTCAAATTCGGCTTATGGTCGAACGGGAAGGAAGTTAAAACGGACAAGGACCCGGTCATCATCGACGGCAGCACCTATGTGCCGCTTCGCACTCTCGGCGAAGCGCTCGGCAAGCAGGTCGAATGGAACGAGTGGACGCAGTCCATCCGGCTTAAGGATGTTCCTAAAGTAGCAGCCGTTCACGAGTGGAAAAACCCGTCCGAGCTCGCGGCCGGCATTAAAGACGGAGGATTTTCGGGCATGGTTCATCTGCCGAATGATCCTGCCGACGTATTTTACGTTGTGGAGGACCGCGGACCTAACGGAGAATTCGGTAAGGACAAGCTCCGCACCTTCCCTGCGGAAAACTTCGTGCCGCGCCTTCAAAAAATCAAAGCGTCGAACGGAACGATCGAGGTGCTGGAGACGATCCAGCTGCATCTGCCTGCCGGCAAAACGGACAAGGTCACGCAAAATGCCAATCTGACCGGCCTGCCGAACCTGGAAGGACCGGACGAGGTTCCGTACGACATCACCGGCTCCAAGCAGCTTGCTTACGATCCGGACGGGCTCGATCTGGAAGGCATTGCATATAGTCCTGCCGACGACACGTTCTGGCTGTCCGACGAATACCGCCCTTCGATTTTGCAGGTAAAACGTGACGGTACGATCGTCGGCCGCTACGTGCCGCAGGGGATGAAGGACGCTTTGGTCAAAGCCGGCGCACAGACGGAAATTTTCGATACATTGCCCGCCGTCTATGCCAAGCGGATATCGAACCGCGGCTTCGAAGGCGTCACCATCACTCCGGACGGCAAATATTTGTACACGTCGATCCAAAGCCCGCTCGCCAATCCGGACAAGAAAACCGGGGAAGCATCGCGTAACCTACGCATCTTGAAAATCGATCTGGCGACCAAAAAACCGGTCGGCGAATACTTATACATCGCGGAAAATGCCGGAATGTTCGCCAAAGTCGCGCAGAAGGATGTCGTCATCAGCGATCTGGCCGCTGTATCTGCCGACGTGCTGCTTGTCGACGAGCGCGACAAAAATTCCGGAGCGGATGTCCAGCTCAAGCGCATTTATAAAGCCGATTTCTCCAAGGCGACGAACCTGCTCGGCACGGAAACGAGTGAAAAGGATTTCGAAAAGCTTTCCGCCGATCAGCTCAAAGAGCAGGGGATCGTGCCGGTAGCGAAAGAGCTGGTTGTCGATATCGCGAAGCTCGGTTATCCTTACGAGAAAATCGAAGGGCTTGCGGTAATCGATAAAAATACGATCGCATTTGTTAACGATAACGATTACGGTGTGAACGGTTACGACGACAATGGCAAACTTCAAGTGAAAAATGTACCGACGCAAATGTACGTCATTCAGGTGAACGAAGATCTGTATGAATAA
- a CDS encoding exopolyphosphatase produces the protein MRLITRSDFDGLVCAMLFKKLGMIDEMKFVHPKDVQDGLIEVTENDILANVPYVPGCGLWFDHHSSEIERTAEQAGVKGEVRVAPSAARVVYDYYGGKEKFGDIDSIMEGVDKADSAQFSREDILNPKGWDLLSFIMDARTGLGRYRDYRISNYQLMEELVDHCATMSIEEIMQLPDVQERVKRYFELDKEYREMLAKYTRVDGNVIITDLRDVDPIYPGNRFMVYALYPEQNISIWIVDGRNKQNCVFACGHSIVNRTSKTDVGALMLTNGGGGHKAAGTCQVPYEQAAEVLQKLVDTMKQNG, from the coding sequence ATGCGATTGATTACACGTTCGGATTTCGACGGCCTTGTATGCGCCATGCTGTTCAAGAAACTGGGTATGATCGACGAGATGAAATTCGTCCATCCGAAAGATGTGCAGGATGGATTGATTGAGGTTACGGAAAACGATATTTTGGCGAATGTGCCTTACGTACCGGGCTGTGGCCTCTGGTTCGATCATCATTCGAGCGAGATCGAGCGAACCGCCGAACAGGCTGGCGTGAAAGGCGAGGTGCGCGTCGCTCCGAGCGCTGCCCGCGTCGTCTATGATTACTACGGGGGAAAGGAAAAGTTCGGCGATATCGACAGCATCATGGAAGGCGTCGATAAAGCGGATTCCGCACAGTTTTCCAGAGAGGACATTTTGAATCCGAAGGGTTGGGACCTTCTTTCCTTTATAATGGACGCCCGCACCGGCTTGGGGCGTTACCGCGATTACCGGATCAGCAATTATCAGCTGATGGAGGAACTCGTCGATCATTGCGCGACGATGTCGATCGAAGAGATCATGCAGCTGCCTGACGTTCAGGAGCGCGTGAAGCGTTATTTCGAGCTGGACAAGGAATACCGCGAAATGCTTGCCAAATATACGCGGGTGGACGGCAATGTGATCATTACCGATCTGCGCGATGTGGACCCGATTTATCCGGGCAACCGCTTCATGGTTTACGCTTTGTACCCGGAACAAAACATTTCCATTTGGATCGTCGACGGCCGGAACAAACAAAACTGCGTGTTCGCTTGCGGGCACAGCATCGTCAACCGGACATCGAAGACCGACGTGGGCGCTTTGATGCTGACTAACGGCGGGGGCGGCCATAAGGCGGCCGGCACCTGCCAGGTGCCGTACGAGCAAGCGGCCGAAGTGCTGCAAAAGCTGGTCGATACGATGAAGCAAAACGGATAA
- a CDS encoding M14 family metallopeptidase, with protein MALTYVMQKGDTLHRLARRYAVRIESIYAENPGLQTSGYVYPGQVIRIPERPDSLYVVQAGDTLRELSRRFNIALTDLQTANPGVDHRRLRIGQTIVLPESRGLTAFQTADDYGYAELVENITRLKSAYPFLEVCDIGVSVLGKRIPAIRIGCGAQEVHYNGAVHANEWITTPLLMKFIEDYASAYACGENLRGRSMEELYEKTSLWVVPMVNPDGVELVQEGITPQHPFYEQLLEWNFGSFHFQRWKANVRGVDLNDQFPAHWEIERDRRDVPGPGPRDYPGLAPLTEPEAIALAQFTRCHDFCRVIAFHSQGQEIYWNYRGLEPVEAEEIACRLGKASGYKPVKLTGSDAGYKDWFIQEYRRPGFTVEVGLGTNPLPVALFPQLYDEVVGLMIEGLHV; from the coding sequence ATGGCGCTAACCTATGTTATGCAAAAAGGCGATACGCTGCACAGGCTGGCCCGAAGGTATGCCGTCCGGATTGAGTCGATCTATGCCGAAAATCCCGGGCTGCAGACGAGCGGTTACGTGTATCCCGGCCAGGTCATCCGCATTCCGGAACGGCCGGACTCGCTGTATGTCGTTCAGGCGGGGGATACTCTCCGGGAGTTATCCCGCCGGTTTAATATCGCGCTGACCGATTTGCAAACGGCCAACCCGGGAGTGGACCACCGCAGGCTGCGTATCGGACAAACGATCGTTTTGCCGGAAAGCAGAGGGTTGACGGCCTTTCAGACTGCGGACGATTACGGTTATGCGGAGCTCGTGGAAAACATCACGCGTTTGAAGTCGGCGTACCCTTTCCTTGAAGTGTGCGATATTGGCGTGAGCGTGCTGGGCAAAAGGATTCCGGCCATCCGGATCGGCTGCGGCGCGCAGGAGGTACACTATAATGGCGCCGTTCATGCCAACGAATGGATTACGACCCCACTCCTCATGAAATTCATTGAAGATTATGCATCCGCTTACGCTTGCGGGGAAAACTTAAGGGGCCGCTCCATGGAAGAATTATACGAAAAAACGTCGCTATGGGTTGTGCCGATGGTGAACCCGGACGGGGTGGAGCTTGTCCAGGAAGGGATTACTCCGCAGCACCCGTTTTATGAGCAGCTGCTCGAATGGAATTTTGGATCGTTTCATTTCCAGCGCTGGAAAGCGAACGTCCGCGGCGTCGATCTGAACGATCAATTTCCGGCACATTGGGAAATCGAACGGGATCGACGGGATGTCCCGGGTCCGGGACCGCGCGATTACCCCGGGCTGGCACCGCTGACGGAACCGGAGGCGATTGCGCTCGCCCAGTTTACGCGCTGCCACGATTTTTGCAGAGTGATCGCTTTTCATTCGCAAGGGCAGGAGATATACTGGAATTATCGCGGCTTGGAGCCGGTGGAGGCGGAAGAGATCGCCTGCAGGCTGGGGAAAGCGAGCGGTTACAAGCCGGTCAAGCTGACCGGAAGCGACGCGGGTTACAAGGATTGGTTCATTCAGGAGTATCGGCGTCCCGGTTTTACGGTTGAGGTAGGGCTCGGCACAAACCCGCTGCCGGTCGCGCTGTTCCCGCAGCTTTACGACGAGGTAGTCGGATTGATGATTGAGGGGCTTCATGTGTAG
- a CDS encoding iron-sulfur cluster assembly accessory protein encodes MNVKITRNAAKVLLAEMEKEENKELKVRVVVTHKHGDHAHYGLGLDTPTDKDEVVSTDKQIDVIVEKGEPLLDGIKIDYLYLPQEGFVITNPSKGNHGDH; translated from the coding sequence ATGAACGTTAAAATTACAAGAAACGCAGCCAAGGTGCTGCTCGCCGAAATGGAAAAAGAAGAAAACAAGGAGCTGAAGGTGCGCGTCGTCGTGACGCATAAGCATGGCGATCACGCCCATTACGGCCTCGGCCTCGATACCCCGACGGATAAGGATGAAGTCGTTTCTACGGACAAGCAGATCGACGTCATCGTCGAAAAAGGCGAGCCGCTGCTTGACGGCATCAAAATCGACTACTTGTATTTGCCGCAGGAAGGCTTCGTCATTACGAACCCGAGCAAAGGCAACCACGGCGATCACTGA
- the thrC gene encoding threonine synthase: MKWACMTCGKQYAETGRAAYYCECGVLLDIRHDFAGVDTERLKAQFAKRLAERNGPYASGVWRYKELILPELDDRHIVTKYEGNTGLYASEAIGRYAGIRTVWLKALSENPSGSFKDHGMTAAVSYGRSLGYRRFACSSTGNTSSSLAMYAAFAGLESYVLLPGQGISLNKVLQTLAYGAKVLTIEGTYDDGVRFCEEHGEVLGLYVCNSINPVRIEGQKSIVYEIAQTLKWQLPDWIVLPGGALSNATALGKGLADLHRLGFIGKLPRVAIVQAEGASPFHRMARRGDRMLVPEPRPHTRASALNIGHPPSWRKALHYVLEQTDGVTVSVSDEEIMDAKAHVDASGIGCEPASAAAVAGLRKLARERCIDKDETAVCLLTGHMLKDTDALREYHIDEAFGARLANRIMPVRLTPEEVSRHLGEM, translated from the coding sequence ATGAAATGGGCTTGCATGACTTGCGGGAAACAATATGCGGAAACCGGCCGTGCGGCATATTATTGCGAATGCGGTGTGCTGCTCGATATCCGGCATGATTTTGCCGGTGTGGACACCGAACGGCTGAAAGCTCAGTTCGCCAAAAGGCTGGCGGAGCGAAACGGTCCGTACGCGAGCGGCGTTTGGCGGTACAAGGAGCTGATTTTGCCCGAGCTGGACGACCGGCACATCGTGACCAAATACGAGGGCAATACGGGATTATACGCTTCCGAAGCGATCGGCAGGTATGCGGGCATCCGCACCGTATGGCTGAAGGCGCTCTCGGAAAATCCGAGCGGCTCCTTCAAGGATCACGGGATGACGGCGGCCGTCTCGTACGGTCGGTCGCTCGGCTATCGCCGCTTTGCCTGCTCGTCGACGGGCAACACTTCCTCGTCGCTCGCGATGTATGCGGCATTCGCCGGGCTGGAATCGTACGTGCTGCTGCCGGGGCAGGGCATTTCCTTGAACAAGGTGCTGCAAACGCTGGCTTATGGAGCCAAGGTGCTGACGATTGAAGGGACTTACGACGACGGCGTCCGATTTTGCGAGGAACATGGCGAAGTACTGGGACTGTATGTGTGCAATTCGATCAATCCCGTGCGAATCGAGGGGCAAAAAAGCATCGTGTACGAAATCGCGCAGACGCTAAAGTGGCAGCTGCCGGACTGGATCGTGCTCCCTGGCGGAGCATTGAGCAACGCGACGGCGCTCGGCAAGGGGCTTGCCGATTTGCACCGGCTCGGTTTTATCGGCAAGCTGCCGCGGGTGGCGATCGTGCAGGCGGAGGGAGCGAGCCCGTTTCACCGGATGGCGCGGCGCGGGGATCGCATGCTTGTGCCGGAGCCTCGCCCCCATACCCGGGCATCCGCGCTCAACATCGGGCATCCGCCCAGTTGGAGAAAGGCGCTCCATTACGTCTTGGAGCAAACGGACGGGGTGACCGTGTCCGTCAGCGACGAGGAGATTATGGACGCGAAGGCGCATGTCGACGCGAGCGGCATCGGCTGCGAGCCGGCGTCCGCGGCGGCGGTGGCCGGACTGCGCAAGCTGGCGCGCGAGCGGTGCATCGATAAGGACGAAACCGCGGTTTGCCTGCTGACCGGCCACATGCTGAAGGATACCGATGCGCTGCGCGAATACCATATCGACGAAGCGTTCGGAGCGAGGCTCGCTAATCGCATCATGCCCGTCCGGCTTACCCCGGAGGAAGTAAGCCGCCATCTCGGCGAAATGTGA
- a CDS encoding winged helix-turn-helix transcriptional regulator, translated as MMSKLENERPMTASNYIPKQPTYIECSIEKTLDVIGGKWSFLVLRELFCGTKRFGELQRKVKNISPKSLTDTLRHLEEQGVLERTAYPTVPVTVEYKLTPKGEDLHQILKEMKLWAAKWT; from the coding sequence ATGATGTCCAAACTTGAAAACGAACGCCCGATGACCGCCAGCAATTACATACCGAAGCAGCCGACGTACATCGAATGCTCGATCGAAAAAACGCTCGATGTGATCGGCGGCAAATGGTCGTTTCTCGTGCTGCGCGAGCTGTTCTGTGGAACGAAGCGGTTCGGAGAGCTGCAGCGCAAAGTGAAAAACATCAGCCCGAAGTCGCTTACCGACACGCTGCGCCACCTGGAGGAGCAAGGGGTGCTGGAGCGCACCGCATACCCGACAGTCCCCGTCACCGTAGAATACAAGCTGACTCCCAAAGGGGAAGATTTGCATCAAATTTTGAAAGAAATGAAGCTGTGGGCGGCCAAATGGACCTAG
- a CDS encoding DUF2935 domain-containing protein, protein MDQTAYLESALFEHRFWLQVLGDHARFILNALPVKEQAEAARAAGFIEAFDRLLEAARGSAPDIARLNRAAYEKAGEIRAFKLHLLRRHLTEQFDFNLPPTFVNHMVNEVEEYLRVLGALVAGELPPLYHETHHHIVWLVDAVGHAASIAGSLDFTEKRLIEMSQTFEKHFQDFYFKAVELAGYLRAQIGKFPALSRFNKEVELEMVLFMQFLGELEEMDLKLELLGTLSPLMADHMYREECYYLTKLSLVSEIKAPACDPGKPRVE, encoded by the coding sequence GTGGACCAAACCGCTTATTTGGAATCCGCATTGTTTGAACACCGTTTTTGGCTGCAAGTGCTCGGCGACCATGCCCGTTTCATTCTGAACGCCCTGCCGGTCAAAGAGCAGGCGGAGGCGGCCCGGGCCGCCGGCTTTATCGAAGCGTTCGACAGGCTGCTTGAAGCGGCGCGGGGTTCGGCGCCGGACATAGCCAGGCTAAACAGGGCGGCCTATGAGAAGGCTGGAGAAATTCGCGCCTTCAAGCTCCATTTGCTGCGCCGCCATTTGACGGAGCAATTTGATTTTAACTTGCCGCCTACGTTTGTCAACCATATGGTCAACGAGGTAGAGGAGTATTTGCGCGTTCTCGGTGCTCTTGTTGCCGGAGAACTACCGCCCTTATATCATGAAACCCACCACCATATCGTATGGCTGGTCGACGCAGTCGGTCATGCGGCTTCGATTGCCGGCAGCCTCGATTTTACGGAGAAGCGGCTTATTGAGATGAGCCAAACATTCGAGAAGCATTTCCAGGACTTTTATTTCAAAGCGGTGGAGCTTGCCGGATATTTGCGGGCGCAGATTGGCAAGTTTCCCGCCTTATCCCGGTTCAATAAGGAAGTGGAGCTGGAGATGGTGTTGTTCATGCAATTCCTTGGCGAGCTGGAGGAAATGGATTTGAAGCTCGAACTGCTCGGCACTTTATCGCCGCTCATGGCCGACCATATGTACCGCGAAGAATGTTATTACTTGACGAAGCTGTCTCTGGTATCGGAGATCAAGGCTCCTGCATGCGACCCAGGCAAGCCGAGAGTGGAGTAG
- the ytvI gene encoding sporulation integral membrane protein YtvI, producing the protein MISFYKKYYKTVFDIALLLLTVYLFMLLFSYLYRIATPIFLALIIYLIIEPLARFFHKRGMKKSIASAISTVIFILVILGALTGAAFIFTSQILALKEKLPDYIRILQEQILLKSDLLQNRLAALPLDVLDEAKNYITTITEKASKLATGFLTGTFNALTSFSTFVVNFIIGIILAYFLSIEIESWKRLARDNTPKTFKNAYYFMKDNVLIGIVGYVKAQLKLISLTFIVIFVALLVLNVQNAFSIALLSAIFDVLPLLGVSTLFIPWIIYLFVVGQTTLAIWLTVLLGIVILVRQIMEPKITGDSLGVSAFTMLSFMIISLSLFGVAGLILSPVLIITIKALYEQGYLQRWIRMPQEEYEPEQI; encoded by the coding sequence ATGATCTCGTTTTATAAAAAATATTACAAAACGGTGTTCGACATTGCTCTGCTCCTGCTGACGGTATATTTGTTTATGCTGCTGTTCAGCTATTTGTATCGCATTGCGACGCCGATTTTTCTCGCATTGATCATCTATTTGATCATCGAGCCGCTGGCCCGCTTTTTCCACAAACGGGGCATGAAAAAGTCGATCGCTTCGGCGATTTCGACCGTCATTTTCATCCTCGTCATTCTGGGCGCATTAACCGGAGCCGCTTTCATCTTTACCTCGCAAATTTTGGCGCTGAAAGAAAAGCTGCCCGACTATATCCGCATCCTGCAGGAGCAAATTTTGCTGAAGTCGGACCTGCTCCAGAACCGTCTCGCCGCTTTGCCCCTGGACGTGCTGGATGAGGCGAAAAATTACATAACGACCATTACGGAAAAAGCATCGAAGCTCGCTACCGGCTTTTTGACCGGCACCTTCAATGCGCTCACTTCGTTTTCCACCTTCGTCGTCAATTTCATCATCGGGATCATTTTGGCTTACTTTCTCAGCATCGAAATCGAATCGTGGAAGAGGCTCGCCCGCGACAACACGCCGAAAACGTTCAAAAACGCTTATTATTTTATGAAGGACAACGTGCTGATCGGCATCGTCGGATATGTGAAGGCGCAGCTGAAGCTGATCAGCCTGACGTTTATCGTCATTTTTGTCGCTTTGCTCGTACTGAACGTACAGAACGCGTTTTCGATCGCTCTTTTGTCGGCGATTTTCGATGTGCTGCCACTGCTGGGCGTATCCACGCTGTTTATCCCATGGATCATTTATTTGTTTGTCGTCGGGCAAACGACGCTGGCGATTTGGCTGACTGTTCTGCTCGGCATCGTCATCTTGGTGCGGCAAATCATGGAACCGAAAATTACCGGCGATTCGCTCGGCGTTTCCGCTTTTACGATGCTGTCGTTTATGATCATCTCGCTGTCCCTGTTCGGGGTCGCGGGGCTGATCCTGTCGCCGGTGTTGATCATCACGATCAAGGCGCTTTACGAGCAAGGGTATCTTCAGCGGTGGATACGGATGCCGCAGGAGGAGTACGAGCCGGAGCAGATTTGA
- a CDS encoding DUF1450 domain-containing protein gives MAKNDIRICDKCKHIKLKTFLPKLQKMAPDADIKVACKSYCGPCSRFAFIYINGRYITGATEDEALEKAKKYVK, from the coding sequence ATGGCTAAAAACGACATTCGGATTTGCGACAAATGCAAGCACATCAAGCTGAAAACATTTTTGCCGAAGCTGCAAAAAATGGCTCCGGACGCGGACATCAAGGTGGCGTGCAAATCGTACTGCGGGCCGTGCTCGCGGTTTGCGTTCATTTACATCAACGGCCGGTACATCACCGGGGCAACCGAAGACGAGGCGCTCGAGAAGGCGAAGAAATACGTGAAATAA
- a CDS encoding Uma2 family endonuclease gives MSTPSESKLFTYGDYLTWPDEIRCEIIDGVIYDMTPAPSTTHQRLLGSLFNRFFTCLDGKTCEVFAAPFDVRLPKPNEKDMETTTVVQPDIVVVCDPDKLDERGCKGAPDLIVEIISPSTSRIDLKIKLFLYERVGVKEYWIVFPNEKVVQVYQLDDNGKYSQFEVFGADDEVRVGIFEDLTIRLHNVFK, from the coding sequence ATGAGTACGCCTTCGGAAAGTAAATTGTTCACGTACGGGGATTACCTGACTTGGCCGGATGAGATTCGGTGTGAGATTATCGACGGCGTCATTTACGATATGACTCCCGCCCCTTCGACGACTCATCAGAGGCTGCTGGGAAGCTTGTTTAATCGTTTTTTCACATGTTTAGACGGGAAAACATGCGAAGTATTCGCAGCCCCGTTTGACGTACGTCTTCCGAAGCCGAATGAAAAAGATATGGAGACCACAACCGTCGTCCAGCCGGATATCGTCGTCGTTTGCGATCCCGATAAGCTGGACGAACGAGGCTGCAAAGGAGCGCCCGACCTCATCGTCGAAATCATCTCCCCGTCTACCAGCCGTATAGATTTAAAGATAAAATTATTTTTGTACGAGCGTGTGGGAGTCAAAGAGTACTGGATCGTATTTCCGAACGAGAAGGTCGTGCAAGTATATCAGCTGGACGACAACGGGAAATACAGCCAATTCGAAGTATTCGGAGCGGACGATGAAGTCCGGGTGGGCATATTCGAAGATTTGACCATTCGCCTGCATAATGTATTTAAATGA
- a CDS encoding LysR family transcriptional regulator produces the protein MNLHALRIFYEVASRGGVTKAAEALHISQPAVSAQLRNLEKELGLTLLAPHGRGVLLTDAGETVYAEARRLFTLERDIEGRLAHYAAGRSGRLRIAATYLPANFLLPGWLARFTAAYPDVGLEVTATNSRDAYERLLRYEADLAVVGGAAAALSGISREEVLADPVWFVVPRGHRLAGKHAPLAELLREPFVMRQAGSSMQELLLALCRTHQLPPPAAALTLGGQNETIRAVMAGFGACLSSALEVRTEVERGDVARVFVDAELPANPIALCTRAGDPLQPAAARFAELARQQLPGGA, from the coding sequence ATGAATTTGCATGCGCTGCGCATCTTTTACGAAGTGGCGTCACGAGGAGGCGTCACGAAAGCCGCGGAGGCGCTTCATATCAGCCAGCCGGCGGTGAGCGCCCAGCTCCGCAATCTGGAGAAGGAGCTTGGCCTCACGCTGCTCGCTCCTCACGGCCGGGGCGTTCTGCTGACGGACGCCGGCGAGACCGTCTACGCCGAAGCCCGCAGGCTGTTTACGCTGGAGCGGGATATCGAAGGGCGACTCGCGCATTATGCGGCCGGACGGTCCGGCAGGCTGCGCATCGCCGCGACGTATTTGCCCGCGAATTTTTTGCTGCCCGGCTGGCTGGCCCGCTTCACCGCAGCGTACCCGGACGTCGGGCTCGAGGTGACCGCGACGAACTCGCGGGACGCGTACGAGCGGCTGCTCAGGTACGAAGCGGACCTGGCGGTCGTCGGCGGCGCCGCGGCCGCTTTGTCCGGCATCAGCCGCGAAGAGGTGCTCGCCGATCCGGTCTGGTTCGTCGTGCCGCGCGGTCACCGGCTTGCCGGCAAGCATGCGCCGCTCGCCGAGCTGCTGCGCGAACCGTTCGTGATGCGGCAGGCCGGCAGCTCGATGCAGGAGCTGCTGCTCGCGCTGTGCCGCACGCATCAGCTGCCGCCGCCCGCCGCCGCGCTCACGCTCGGCGGGCAAAACGAAACGATCCGCGCCGTCATGGCCGGCTTCGGAGCGTGCCTGTCGTCCGCGCTGGAAGTGCGGACGGAAGTGGAGCGCGGCGACGTCGCGCGGGTGTTCGTGGACGCGGAGCTGCCCGCGAACCCGATCGCGCTCTGCACGCGCGCAGGCGATCCGCTCCAGCCCGCCGCGGCCCGGTTCGCGGAGCTGGCGCGGCAGCAGCTACCCGGCGGCGCGTAG
- a CDS encoding nucleotidyltransferase family protein, whose protein sequence is MDVQHIISKIVENLKQIGGVQALVLGGSRARGTENPKSDIDIGIYYSPGSGLDIAQLRRAASSLDDDSRDGLITEIGGWGPWINGGGWLQVNQTPVDFIYRDLNKVSKVMDQCLMGEVTIDYQPGHPHGFTNAVYLAEIALCKVLWDPSGVIEEMKAKTKPYPHLLQKAIIQKFLWEAAFSLEIGKKAIYKKDLSYIAGCCFRSVSCLNQVLFALNETYWMNEKGAAAIADSFSMVPGSYSNTINDVMTLLAEDQIGLEKALNMLNDLVHETDLLVKNNRLSS, encoded by the coding sequence ATGGATGTGCAACATATTATTTCAAAAATTGTCGAAAATCTTAAGCAAATCGGCGGTGTACAGGCTCTGGTTCTTGGCGGTTCAAGAGCCAGGGGGACTGAAAATCCCAAATCCGATATCGATATTGGAATTTATTATAGCCCGGGCAGCGGGTTGGACATTGCCCAACTTCGCCGAGCGGCTTCCAGCTTGGACGACGATAGCAGGGACGGCTTAATTACGGAAATCGGTGGCTGGGGACCGTGGATAAATGGCGGCGGTTGGCTTCAAGTGAACCAAACACCGGTCGATTTTATATACCGCGATCTAAATAAAGTGTCCAAAGTCATGGACCAATGCCTTATGGGGGAGGTCACAATCGACTACCAGCCGGGGCATCCTCATGGATTTACCAATGCCGTTTATTTAGCTGAAATCGCGCTATGCAAGGTGTTATGGGATCCGTCAGGTGTTATCGAGGAAATGAAAGCCAAAACAAAACCGTATCCGCACCTTTTGCAAAAAGCGATCATTCAAAAATTTTTATGGGAAGCGGCGTTTTCTCTCGAGATCGGGAAAAAAGCGATATATAAAAAAGATTTATCTTACATCGCCGGATGTTGTTTCAGGTCAGTCTCGTGCCTGAATCAAGTTTTGTTTGCGCTTAACGAAACTTACTGGATGAACGAAAAAGGAGCTGCCGCCATCGCCGATTCATTCAGCATGGTCCCAGGCAGCTACTCCAATACAATAAATGACGTCATGACCTTACTTGCAGAAGATCAAATCGGCTTGGAGAAGGCCTTAAACATGTTAAACGATTTGGTTCATGAAACGGATCTGCTGGTAAAAAACAACAGGCTGTCGAGCTAA